From Caulobacter segnis, a single genomic window includes:
- a CDS encoding SLC13 family permease, protein MTLHQGLAFGLIATTVAAFVWGRWRYDLIALGALAAGMALGLIPVKEAFDGFANDIVIIIASALVLSAAVARSGVVDMLMAPLLPKLKDERTQVPVLAGTTALLSMATKNVGALALMMPSALQIARRTGVPPGRLLMPMSFGSLVGGLAVLVGTSPNIIVSEVRQETLGQPFKMFDFFPVGGILTVIAIAYLTVGYRLLPRERKAAIDVDAALAAQAYVTEVEVPEDWSFEEGRVGALKKAAEGAVSVVAILRRRRRIEAPHANLKIQPGDVLLLEGEQQELNQLIVKTKLRLRDADRPVAMSEPTEEVRVVEAVIGGESDLIGKSARGVTLSDTHGVNLLGVSRSGHRMAGRLATIRLKAGDIIVLQGAEQSLPGALQALGLLPLAEREVRLGGVRHAVLPTAILVAAMVLVATGLVPVAAGFFGAAVLVVATGALRMREAYAALEAPVLVLVAALIPVSDTIQKTGGADLIAGWLSGAFHGLPPIATLTAMMAVAMAATPFLNNAATVLIAAPIGMGLAQRLGLSPDPFLMAVAVGAGCDFLTPVGHQCNTLVLGPGGYRFGDYARLGAPLTAMILLIAPWLIAWIWPFAK, encoded by the coding sequence GTGACACTGCACCAAGGCCTCGCCTTCGGCCTGATCGCGACCACCGTCGCCGCCTTCGTCTGGGGGCGGTGGCGCTATGACCTGATCGCGCTGGGCGCCCTGGCGGCCGGGATGGCCCTGGGGCTGATCCCGGTGAAGGAGGCCTTCGACGGCTTCGCCAACGACATCGTCATCATCATCGCCAGCGCCCTGGTGCTGTCGGCCGCCGTCGCCCGCTCGGGCGTGGTCGACATGCTGATGGCCCCTCTGCTGCCCAAGCTGAAGGACGAGCGCACCCAGGTGCCCGTGCTGGCCGGGACGACGGCGTTGCTGTCGATGGCCACCAAGAACGTCGGGGCCCTGGCCCTGATGATGCCCAGCGCCCTGCAGATCGCCCGCCGCACCGGCGTGCCACCCGGACGCCTGCTGATGCCGATGAGCTTCGGCTCGCTGGTCGGCGGCTTGGCGGTGCTGGTCGGCACCTCGCCCAACATCATCGTCTCGGAGGTGCGCCAGGAGACCCTGGGCCAGCCGTTCAAGATGTTCGACTTCTTCCCGGTCGGCGGGATCCTGACGGTGATCGCCATCGCCTATCTCACGGTCGGCTATCGCCTGCTGCCGCGCGAGCGCAAGGCGGCGATCGACGTCGACGCCGCCCTGGCGGCCCAGGCCTATGTCACCGAGGTCGAGGTCCCCGAGGACTGGAGCTTCGAGGAAGGCCGCGTGGGGGCGCTGAAGAAGGCCGCCGAGGGCGCGGTCTCGGTCGTGGCCATCCTGCGCCGCCGCCGGCGGATCGAGGCGCCGCACGCCAATCTGAAGATCCAGCCTGGCGACGTCCTGCTGCTGGAGGGCGAGCAGCAGGAGCTGAACCAGCTGATCGTCAAGACCAAGCTGCGGCTGCGCGACGCCGATCGCCCCGTGGCCATGAGCGAGCCGACCGAGGAGGTTCGCGTCGTCGAGGCGGTGATCGGCGGCGAGAGCGACTTGATCGGCAAGTCGGCCCGCGGCGTCACGCTCAGCGACACCCATGGCGTCAACCTGCTGGGCGTCAGCCGCAGCGGCCATCGGATGGCCGGGCGCCTGGCGACCATTCGTCTGAAGGCCGGCGACATCATCGTGCTGCAGGGCGCCGAGCAGTCGCTGCCGGGCGCGCTGCAGGCCCTGGGGCTGCTGCCCCTGGCCGAGCGCGAGGTGCGGCTGGGCGGGGTGCGCCACGCGGTGCTGCCGACCGCCATCCTGGTCGCGGCCATGGTCCTGGTGGCGACGGGCCTGGTCCCGGTGGCGGCGGGCTTCTTCGGCGCGGCGGTGCTGGTGGTCGCCACCGGCGCCCTGCGCATGCGCGAGGCCTATGCGGCGCTGGAGGCCCCGGTGCTGGTGCTGGTCGCCGCCCTGATCCCGGTCAGCGACACGATCCAGAAGACCGGCGGGGCGGATTTGATCGCCGGCTGGCTGTCGGGTGCGTTCCACGGCCTGCCGCCGATCGCCACCCTGACGGCGATGATGGCCGTGGCCATGGCCGCCACCCCGTTCCTGAACAACGCCGCCACGGTGCTGATCGCCGCCCCGATCGGCATGGGTCTGGCCCAGCGGCTGGGGTTGTCGCCCGATCCGTTCCTGATGGCCGTGGCGGTCGGGGCCGGCTGCGATTTCCTCACCCCCGTCGGCCACCAGTGCAACACCCTGGTGCTGGGGCCGGGCGGCTACCGCTTCGGCGACTACGCCCGCCTGGGCGCGCCACTCACCGCAATGATCTTGCTGATCGCGCCCTGGCTGATCGCCTGGATCTGGCCGTTCGCGAAATAG
- the pgsA gene encoding CDP-diacylglycerol--glycerol-3-phosphate 3-phosphatidyltransferase, with protein MKNLPNILTASRLVMALFMFVALAAAAGAVPWVSDQLTAESQLRLERWAFYAFVVASVTDFFDGWLARKLDAVSIWGAILDPIGDKILVCGALLGLMALGPNAMVVLPAGLILFREFTVSALREVGAGKGVKLPVTLLAKWKTTLQLVAIGAELILASWGAFNLSPDTGVIGGFTLVAHGLLWVATIVTLITGAQYWEAARKALA; from the coding sequence ATGAAGAACCTGCCCAACATCCTGACCGCCTCGCGCCTGGTGATGGCGCTGTTCATGTTCGTCGCCCTGGCCGCCGCCGCCGGCGCCGTGCCGTGGGTCAGCGACCAGCTGACGGCCGAAAGCCAGCTGCGTCTGGAGCGGTGGGCGTTCTACGCCTTCGTCGTCGCCTCGGTGACCGACTTCTTCGACGGCTGGCTGGCGCGCAAGCTGGACGCGGTCAGCATCTGGGGCGCGATTCTGGACCCGATCGGCGACAAGATCCTGGTCTGCGGCGCGCTGCTGGGCCTGATGGCCCTGGGCCCCAACGCCATGGTCGTGCTGCCGGCCGGCCTGATCCTGTTCCGCGAATTCACCGTCAGCGCCCTGCGCGAGGTCGGGGCCGGCAAGGGCGTCAAGCTGCCGGTGACCCTGCTGGCCAAGTGGAAGACGACCCTGCAGCTGGTCGCCATCGGCGCCGAGCTGATCCTGGCCTCGTGGGGCGCCTTCAACCTGTCGCCGGACACGGGGGTGATCGGCGGCTTCACGCTCGTGGCCCACGGCCTGCTGTGGGTGGCGACGATCGTGACCCTGATCACCGGCGCGCAATACTGGGAAGCCGCGCGCAAGGCGCTGGCCTGA
- a CDS encoding sensor histidine kinase: MDGSGGESLEGEDYGARRRVGSVRGRLVLLSVSLLVPALLSMGLLLATADRESRGQLYQQLVTTARALSGAVDRQAAVGISVAETLATDQALLNGDWADFHARAQRVAQKRPGWIVVSDLDGQQILNTLKPYGEPLPRSPRANELTNALLAGRSKISDLRQGKVSGKPVITVATPIMVKGETYILSYVVEAQSFTSVFRQQRVPDNWVATLLDNNRRVIARSRLNEKFTGALASKDMEDNLRHSTEGVNKSQSLEGVPTMVAYTRSPQTGWTLVVAIPRRDLTSTVNRSVALGGGIFLVLLGLGIAVSLVYSRRINDDMRQLVLDAQAIGRRESLPPANPASLEEIAAVHAALRSASRELKAREERQGVMINELNHRVKNTLATVQALARQTFAKVPNLEDGGAPLEVFTDRLIALSAAHDLLTRSGWREADMGALVAASVGAHVERVDRAGPEIALAPHTAVGLSMVFHELATNSAKYGALSAPGGRVEITWRLDPVTDVLAFTWRDVGGPPVKPPAQPGFGTRLIEGSIRREQKGQARFDFRPDGLVFEASLPLPEQARWSNAF; this comes from the coding sequence ATGGATGGGTCCGGAGGTGAGAGCCTCGAGGGAGAAGACTACGGCGCGCGACGCCGCGTCGGCTCCGTGCGCGGTCGCCTCGTCCTCCTGAGCGTCAGCCTGCTGGTCCCGGCCCTGCTGTCGATGGGCCTGCTGCTGGCCACCGCCGATCGCGAGTCGCGCGGGCAGCTCTACCAGCAGCTGGTCACCACCGCCCGGGCTCTGTCGGGCGCCGTCGACCGCCAGGCCGCCGTGGGCATCTCGGTCGCCGAGACCCTGGCCACCGACCAGGCCCTGCTCAACGGCGACTGGGCCGACTTCCACGCCCGCGCCCAGCGCGTGGCCCAGAAGCGGCCGGGCTGGATCGTAGTCTCCGACCTCGACGGCCAGCAGATCCTCAACACGCTGAAGCCCTATGGCGAGCCGCTGCCGCGATCGCCGCGCGCCAACGAACTGACCAACGCCCTGCTGGCCGGCCGCAGCAAGATCTCGGACCTGCGCCAGGGCAAGGTCTCCGGCAAGCCGGTGATCACCGTGGCCACGCCGATCATGGTCAAGGGCGAGACCTACATCCTGTCCTACGTGGTGGAGGCGCAGTCGTTCACCTCGGTGTTTCGCCAGCAGCGGGTGCCCGACAACTGGGTGGCCACCTTGCTGGACAACAACCGCCGGGTCATCGCCCGCTCGCGGCTGAACGAGAAGTTCACCGGCGCCCTGGCCTCCAAGGACATGGAGGACAACCTGCGCCACTCTACCGAGGGGGTGAACAAGAGCCAGTCCCTGGAAGGCGTTCCCACCATGGTCGCCTATACGCGCTCGCCCCAGACCGGCTGGACCCTGGTGGTGGCCATCCCGCGCCGGGACCTGACCAGCACGGTCAACCGCTCGGTGGCCCTGGGCGGCGGCATCTTCCTGGTGCTGCTGGGCCTGGGGATCGCCGTGTCGCTGGTCTATTCGCGCCGCATCAACGACGACATGCGCCAGCTGGTGCTGGACGCCCAGGCCATCGGTCGCCGCGAAAGCCTGCCGCCGGCCAATCCCGCCAGCCTGGAAGAGATCGCCGCCGTCCACGCCGCCCTGCGCTCGGCCTCGCGCGAGCTGAAGGCCCGCGAGGAGCGCCAGGGGGTGATGATCAACGAGCTGAACCACCGCGTGAAGAACACCCTGGCCACCGTCCAGGCCCTGGCGCGCCAGACCTTCGCCAAGGTGCCCAATCTGGAGGATGGGGGCGCGCCGCTGGAGGTGTTCACCGACCGGCTGATCGCCCTGTCGGCCGCCCACGACCTCCTGACCCGCAGCGGCTGGCGCGAGGCCGACATGGGCGCGCTGGTCGCCGCCAGCGTCGGCGCCCATGTCGAGCGGGTCGACCGCGCGGGACCCGAGATCGCCCTGGCCCCGCACACGGCGGTGGGCCTGTCGATGGTGTTCCATGAACTGGCCACCAACAGCGCCAAGTACGGCGCTCTGTCGGCCCCCGGCGGTCGGGTCGAGATCACCTGGCGGCTGGACCCGGTGACCGACGTCCTGGCCTTCACCTGGCGCGATGTCGGCGGTCCGCCGGTGAAGCCGCCCGCCCAGCCCGGCTTCGGCACCCGCCTGATCGAGGGCTCGATCCGCCGCGAGCAGAAGGGCCAGGCCCGGTTCGACTTCCGCCCCGACGGCCTGGTCTTCGAGGCCAGCCTGCCGCTGCCCGAGCAGGCGCGGTGGAGCAACGCCTTCTGA
- a CDS encoding kinase, with protein sequence MALTANGESALVSAFVRDERLPPDFADLTARLHRPLARRIAAWAEAREAAPLVVGICGPQGCGKSTLTGLLALLLEARDLKVATLSIDDLYLPRTERERLARAVHPLLRTRGVPGTHDPALGVATLDALARAGPTALPRFDKAADDRAPAADWPIFEGPADIVLLEGWCVGARPQPPEALAAAVNSLERDEDPDGTWRGFANAALAGPYRALFGRLDRLALLTAPDFAVVRAWRGEQEDRLRQRLADLGRPPDQTMDGPALDRFVAHYERLTRWIAQDLPGAADVVIRLDAARRPLETLALANAGR encoded by the coding sequence ATGGCCCTGACGGCGAACGGCGAGAGCGCCCTGGTCTCGGCCTTCGTCCGCGACGAGCGCCTGCCGCCCGACTTCGCCGATCTAACCGCGCGCCTGCACCGGCCGCTGGCCCGGCGCATCGCCGCCTGGGCCGAGGCGCGCGAGGCCGCACCGCTGGTGGTGGGGATCTGCGGCCCCCAGGGCTGTGGCAAGTCGACCCTGACCGGCCTGCTGGCCTTGCTGCTGGAGGCCCGCGACCTGAAGGTCGCGACCCTGTCGATCGACGACCTGTACCTGCCCCGGACCGAACGCGAGCGGCTGGCCCGCGCGGTTCATCCGCTGCTGCGCACGCGCGGCGTTCCCGGCACGCACGATCCGGCCCTGGGTGTGGCGACGCTGGACGCCCTGGCCCGCGCCGGTCCCACCGCCCTGCCCCGCTTCGACAAGGCCGCCGACGATCGCGCCCCCGCCGCCGATTGGCCGATCTTCGAGGGCCCGGCCGACATCGTGCTGCTGGAGGGCTGGTGCGTGGGCGCCCGCCCGCAGCCGCCCGAGGCCCTGGCGGCGGCGGTCAATTCGCTAGAACGCGACGAAGACCCCGACGGGACCTGGCGCGGCTTCGCCAACGCCGCCCTGGCCGGCCCCTATCGCGCGCTGTTCGGCCGGCTGGACCGTCTGGCGCTGCTCACCGCGCCGGACTTCGCCGTCGTCCGCGCCTGGCGCGGCGAGCAGGAGGACAGGCTGCGCCAACGCCTCGCCGACCTGGGCCGGCCGCCGGACCAGACGATGGACGGCCCCGCCCTGGACCGCTTCGTCGCCCACTACGAGCGCCTGACCCGCTGGATCGCCCAGGACCTGCCCGGCGCCGCCGACGTGGTCATCCGGCTGGACGCCGCGCGACGGCCTCTCGAAACCCTGGCCTTGGCGAACGCCGGTCGCTAA
- a CDS encoding SDR family oxidoreductase: MITAARAAAEPIEGVEFVEADLTTAEGGEALAKAALERFGGIDILAHNLGGSAMPPGGFAALTDDIWLSELNLNLLATVRLDRLLIPQMIERGAGAVVHVTSTQSVLPLPESTTAYAAAKAALRTYSKSISKELGPKGVRINIVCPGWIMTEGAVDLVKTMQAANGGTFEEARQAVMAWIGGIPIGRGAEPCEVAELIAFLASDRAAAIHGAEFVIDGGTVPTV; the protein is encoded by the coding sequence GTGATTACCGCCGCCCGCGCGGCGGCGGAGCCCATCGAGGGAGTCGAGTTCGTCGAGGCGGACCTGACCACGGCGGAAGGTGGCGAAGCGCTGGCCAAGGCGGCGCTCGAGCGCTTCGGGGGAATTGACATCCTGGCGCATAACCTTGGGGGATCGGCCATGCCGCCCGGCGGCTTCGCCGCGCTGACAGACGACATCTGGCTTTCGGAGCTGAACCTGAACCTTCTGGCGACGGTTCGCCTCGACCGCCTCCTGATCCCTCAGATGATCGAGCGCGGCGCCGGCGCGGTGGTGCACGTCACCTCGACCCAGTCGGTGCTGCCCCTGCCCGAGTCGACCACCGCTTACGCCGCCGCCAAGGCGGCGCTGCGCACCTACAGCAAATCCATTTCCAAGGAACTGGGGCCAAAGGGCGTCCGGATCAACATCGTCTGTCCGGGCTGGATCATGACCGAAGGCGCCGTCGACCTGGTGAAGACCATGCAGGCCGCCAACGGCGGCACGTTCGAGGAGGCGCGGCAAGCCGTCATGGCCTGGATCGGCGGCATACCGATCGGGCGTGGCGCAGAGCCGTGCGAGGTTGCCGAGCTCATCGCCTTCCTCGCCTCGGATCGCGCCGCAGCGATCCACGGCGCCGAGTTCGTCATTGATGGCGGGACGGTGCCGACCGTCTGA
- a CDS encoding nuclear transport factor 2 family protein produces the protein MAANARLDVDAMVQPFAADAVLRDNGKVFSGHAEIRRLFEEAVEPVKAIFTPDTLRQEDGQIVVEGPAHGEFPGSPIRFTYRFTLEDGAIKAVEITA, from the coding sequence GTGGCGGCCAACGCCCGGCTCGATGTCGACGCCATGGTCCAGCCGTTCGCGGCGGACGCCGTCCTTCGCGACAACGGCAAGGTCTTCAGCGGCCACGCTGAGATCCGGCGCCTTTTCGAAGAAGCCGTGGAGCCCGTGAAGGCGATCTTCACGCCCGACACCCTGCGCCAAGAGGACGGCCAGATCGTTGTCGAAGGCCCCGCCCACGGCGAGTTTCCCGGAAGCCCGATCCGCTTCACCTACCGTTTCACGCTCGAAGACGGCGCGATCAAAGCCGTGGAGATCACGGCATGA
- a CDS encoding LysR family transcriptional regulator — translation MAQHNLTELDAVLMVARRGKFRAAAIELGVSTTALSNAVGKLERALGVRLFNRTTRSVSLTEAGQRFVDQVAPAVREIHEAMEAARSQQAAPSGTLRINAFPTAAREIFASLVLPFHRLHPQVHFDIVTEGRLVDIVAGGFDLGVRSTDRVPVDTIALPFGGARRNVVVGAPSYLEARGTPMTPQDLVAHACLRVRLPNGAIHRWPFEKDGQSIHIDVDGGLTLDEASLARTAALASMGLTLAMEFDVRDDIDAGRLVRVLEDWTPTLPPLSLYYPSRRNPTAAFKAFIDFARRQG, via the coding sequence ATGGCGCAGCATAACCTGACCGAACTGGACGCTGTGCTCATGGTCGCACGGCGGGGTAAGTTTCGTGCGGCGGCGATTGAGCTCGGGGTTTCCACGACGGCGCTCAGCAACGCGGTCGGAAAGCTTGAGCGCGCCCTGGGCGTGCGGCTTTTCAATCGCACCACCCGAAGCGTCTCCCTCACCGAGGCCGGCCAACGGTTCGTTGACCAGGTCGCGCCCGCCGTCCGGGAGATTCATGAAGCGATGGAGGCCGCGCGCTCTCAGCAGGCCGCCCCGTCCGGCACGCTGCGCATAAACGCGTTTCCGACGGCGGCGCGCGAGATCTTCGCCTCGCTCGTTCTGCCATTTCATCGGTTGCACCCTCAGGTCCACTTCGACATCGTGACGGAAGGGCGTCTGGTCGACATCGTCGCCGGCGGCTTCGATCTTGGCGTGCGGAGCACCGACCGGGTGCCGGTCGACACGATCGCCCTGCCGTTCGGCGGCGCCCGGCGCAATGTGGTGGTTGGCGCGCCGAGCTATCTGGAAGCGCGCGGGACGCCGATGACCCCACAGGACCTGGTCGCCCACGCCTGCCTGCGCGTCCGCCTTCCCAATGGCGCCATCCACCGCTGGCCGTTCGAGAAAGACGGACAGTCGATCCATATCGACGTGGACGGCGGTCTGACCCTCGACGAAGCGAGCCTCGCCCGCACCGCGGCCCTGGCGTCCATGGGACTTACCTTGGCCATGGAGTTCGACGTGCGAGACGACATCGATGCAGGCCGGCTTGTTCGGGTGCTTGAAGACTGGACGCCAACGCTGCCGCCCTTAAGCCTGTACTATCCGAGCCGGCGCAATCCCACGGCCGCATTCAAGGCCTTCATCGACTTCGCACGGCGGCAAGGCTGA
- a CDS encoding HPP family protein, whose product MTSRLHALVRGKSPIRPIDALRGGAGALLGLLFAGVLGRFAVSSVSGGGGDWLHPLLVAPIGASAVLVFAVPASPLAQPRSVLGGNIVSALVGITVALLVPQTLVAAPLAVGAAIGTMMLLGCLHPPGGAVALICVIGGPKVAQAGYLFALNPVAVDSLLLTGAGMIWGRLTGHSYPHRAPAAPANPHGAKDPSPASRIGYSATDLDVALARYGELLDVSREDLDALFREVELSAAQRLHGQIRCGDVMSRDVISLHHDQSAESALAYMREHDLRTAPVVDADNRVIGLARRAELQANRRRKVEAALDPFVHKVMEGTPIAALLPILSTGHTHEAMVVDGERRLIGVITQTDLIAVLYRAHIVEAVVGG is encoded by the coding sequence ATGACCAGCCGTCTCCACGCCCTCGTCCGGGGCAAGAGCCCCATTCGTCCGATCGACGCCCTGCGCGGCGGGGCCGGGGCGCTGCTGGGCCTGCTGTTCGCCGGCGTGCTGGGGCGCTTCGCCGTTTCTTCCGTTTCCGGGGGCGGCGGCGACTGGCTGCATCCGCTGCTGGTGGCGCCGATCGGGGCGTCGGCGGTGCTGGTCTTCGCCGTGCCGGCCAGTCCGCTGGCCCAGCCGCGTTCGGTGCTGGGCGGCAACATCGTCTCGGCCCTGGTCGGAATCACCGTGGCCCTGCTCGTCCCCCAGACCCTGGTCGCCGCGCCCCTGGCCGTGGGCGCCGCGATCGGAACCATGATGCTGCTGGGCTGCCTGCACCCGCCGGGCGGCGCCGTGGCCCTGATCTGCGTGATCGGCGGGCCCAAGGTGGCGCAGGCCGGCTACCTGTTCGCCCTCAATCCGGTGGCGGTCGACTCGCTGCTGCTGACCGGCGCCGGGATGATCTGGGGCCGGCTCACCGGCCACTCCTATCCGCACCGCGCGCCGGCCGCGCCGGCCAATCCGCACGGCGCCAAGGATCCCTCCCCGGCCAGCCGCATCGGCTACAGCGCCACCGACCTGGATGTCGCCCTGGCCCGCTACGGCGAGCTGCTGGACGTCAGCCGCGAGGACCTGGACGCCCTGTTCCGTGAGGTCGAGCTGTCGGCCGCCCAGCGCCTGCACGGCCAGATCCGCTGCGGCGACGTGATGTCCCGCGACGTCATCAGCCTGCACCACGACCAGTCGGCCGAAAGCGCGCTGGCCTATATGCGTGAGCACGACCTGCGCACCGCGCCGGTGGTCGACGCCGACAATCGCGTCATCGGCCTGGCCCGCCGGGCCGAGCTGCAGGCCAATCGCCGCCGCAAGGTCGAAGCGGCCCTGGATCCCTTCGTCCACAAGGTCATGGAGGGCACGCCGATCGCGGCCCTGCTGCCGATCCTCTCCACCGGCCACACCCACGAGGCCATGGTCGTCGACGGCGAGCGCCGGCTGATCGGGGTGATCACCCAGACGGATCTGATCGCGGTGCTCTACCGCGCGCACATCGTCGAGGCTGTGGTGGGGGGTTAG
- a CDS encoding methyl-accepting chemotaxis protein: protein MTGAFRRLSLAGKLMTAGGAALGALLIAGSLLITWQSGKAMRGLAERYAATVTAQTGQEIKNDLDDADAVVRASAGLFAASYEASQRDRAQYLAQLKPIAHASKTMLGGWLMFAPDALGDDAAFAGRADLGSTPQGRFIGYWVRTGDTLTSEQGEDNEFNEGFFKTSFDSGKPAILEPYRDNITDGGQTKYVLMTSITYPVIANGKTVGVMGADLALDDIAGRLNALKPFDGGRAMLVSPGGLWVSHPEAALRMKAYADPGLGQIKAVIAGGGPTVIEDIKIGGKRAERLVAPVRLASGATWAVVVDVTEEALLAPARQLALGLAIGGLVLLLAALGVLAATSRKLIAKPLLTLRDTVRVMADHRYDQPVAELERADEIGAIARSLETLRAELARAQALRDQQDALRQAADADRDRAAALTMSIDEQTAVVRQVGEALAAVAEGDLSRRIAGPFAPVYEPLRADFNRAVQSLDLAIGEIAEAADAIGAASDTLSQASGELARRTERQAQGLERAAGSLNAVTGAMGEVAGGADETRRLVASARTEADEGGALVSESARTMGEIDASSRQIGDIVGLIDEIAFQTNLLALNAGVEAARAGEAGRGFAVVAQEVRALAQRSADSARQIKTLIGESNVRVEAGVAQVERTGAALHGVAGRMAGIDAAATRIASSVREQAQDLSAVNGEVAEIERFTQENLAMVEDARIADQALAGQGARLMDLVGRFRLGKAGMRRAA, encoded by the coding sequence ATGACCGGAGCGTTCAGGCGGTTGTCGTTGGCGGGAAAGCTGATGACAGCGGGCGGCGCCGCGTTGGGTGCGCTGCTGATCGCGGGATCGCTGCTGATCACCTGGCAGAGCGGCAAGGCCATGCGCGGCCTGGCCGAACGCTACGCCGCCACCGTGACCGCCCAGACCGGCCAGGAGATCAAGAACGACCTGGACGACGCCGACGCGGTGGTCCGCGCCTCGGCCGGGCTGTTCGCCGCCTCTTACGAGGCCAGCCAGCGCGACCGCGCCCAGTACCTGGCCCAACTGAAGCCGATCGCCCACGCGTCCAAGACTATGCTGGGCGGCTGGCTGATGTTCGCCCCGGACGCGCTGGGCGACGACGCCGCCTTCGCCGGCCGCGCCGACCTGGGCTCGACCCCCCAGGGGCGCTTCATCGGCTACTGGGTGCGCACCGGCGACACCCTGACCTCCGAGCAGGGCGAGGACAACGAGTTCAACGAGGGCTTCTTCAAGACCAGCTTCGACAGCGGCAAGCCGGCGATCCTGGAGCCCTATCGCGACAACATCACCGACGGCGGCCAGACCAAGTACGTGCTGATGACCTCGATCACCTACCCCGTGATCGCGAACGGCAAGACGGTGGGCGTCATGGGCGCCGACCTGGCGCTGGACGACATCGCCGGCCGGCTGAACGCCCTGAAGCCCTTCGACGGCGGCCGCGCCATGCTGGTCTCGCCCGGCGGCCTGTGGGTCTCGCACCCCGAGGCGGCGCTGCGCATGAAGGCCTATGCCGATCCTGGCCTGGGCCAGATCAAGGCGGTGATCGCCGGCGGCGGGCCGACCGTGATCGAGGACATCAAGATCGGCGGCAAGCGCGCCGAACGCCTGGTGGCCCCGGTGCGGCTGGCCTCGGGCGCGACCTGGGCGGTGGTGGTCGACGTGACGGAGGAGGCCCTGCTGGCCCCCGCGCGCCAACTGGCCCTGGGCCTGGCCATCGGCGGCCTGGTGCTGTTGCTGGCCGCCCTGGGCGTGCTGGCCGCGACCTCGCGCAAGCTGATCGCCAAGCCGCTGCTGACCCTGCGCGACACCGTGCGGGTGATGGCCGATCACCGCTACGACCAGCCGGTGGCCGAGCTGGAGCGCGCCGACGAGATCGGGGCGATCGCCCGTTCGCTGGAGACCCTGCGCGCCGAGCTGGCGCGGGCCCAGGCCCTGCGCGACCAGCAGGACGCCCTACGCCAGGCCGCCGACGCCGACCGCGATCGCGCCGCCGCCCTGACGATGTCGATCGACGAGCAGACCGCCGTGGTCCGTCAGGTGGGCGAGGCCCTGGCCGCCGTGGCCGAAGGTGATCTTTCGCGCCGCATCGCCGGCCCGTTCGCGCCGGTCTACGAGCCGCTGCGCGCCGACTTCAACCGCGCCGTCCAGAGCCTGGACCTGGCGATCGGCGAGATCGCCGAGGCCGCCGACGCGATCGGCGCGGCCAGCGACACCCTCAGCCAGGCGTCGGGCGAACTGGCCCGCCGCACGGAACGCCAGGCCCAGGGCCTGGAGCGGGCCGCCGGCTCGCTGAACGCCGTCACCGGGGCCATGGGCGAGGTGGCCGGCGGGGCCGACGAGACCCGCCGCCTGGTCGCCTCGGCCCGCACCGAGGCCGACGAGGGCGGGGCCCTGGTCAGCGAATCGGCCCGCACCATGGGCGAGATCGACGCCTCCTCGCGCCAGATCGGCGACATCGTGGGCCTGATCGACGAGATCGCCTTCCAGACCAACTTGCTGGCCCTGAACGCCGGCGTCGAAGCGGCGCGGGCCGGTGAAGCTGGACGCGGCTTCGCGGTGGTCGCGCAAGAGGTGCGGGCCCTGGCCCAGCGCTCGGCGGACTCCGCGCGGCAGATCAAGACCCTGATCGGCGAGTCGAACGTCCGGGTCGAGGCGGGCGTGGCCCAGGTCGAGCGCACCGGCGCGGCCCTGCATGGCGTCGCCGGGCGGATGGCCGGCATCGACGCGGCCGCCACCCGCATCGCCTCGTCGGTCCGCGAGCAGGCCCAGGACCTCTCGGCCGTCAACGGCGAGGTCGCCGAGATCGAGCGCTTCACCCAGGAGAACCTGGCCATGGTCGAGGACGCCCGCATCGCCGACCAGGCCCTGGCGGGGCAGGGCGCGAGGCTGATGGACCTGGTCGGGCGGTTTAGGTTGGGCAAGGCGGGGATGCGGCGGGCGGCTTAA